The genomic window GTAGGGGTGAAAGGCCAATCAAACTCCGTGATAGCTGGTTCTCCCCGAAATGCATTTAGGTGCAGCGTCACGTGTTTCACGCCGGAGGTAGAGCTACTGGATGGTCTAGGGGGCCTACAAGCTTACCGAAATCAGCCAAACTCCGAATGCCGGTGTGTGAGAGCGTGGCAGTGAGACTGCGGGGGATAAGCTTCGTAGTCGAGAGGGAAACAGCCCAGATCGCCGGCTAAGGCCCCTAAGCGTGTACTAAGTGGAAAAGGATGTGAAGTCGCGAAGACAACCAGGAGGTTGGCTTAGAAGCAGCCACCCTTGAAAGAGTGCGTAATAGCTCACTGGTCAAGTGATTTTGCGCCGACAATGTAGCGGGGCTCAAGTACACCGCCGAAGCCGCGGCATTCATGCTTAACACCGGCACATTCCTGCGGGGGTGTGTCCAGTGGTGTGGATGGGTAGGGGAGCGTCGTGTCACCATGGAAGCAGCGGTGTGAACCAGCTGTGGAGGTGACGCGAGTGAGAATGCAGGCATGAGTAGCGAAAGACGAGTGAGAAACTCGTCCGCCGAATGACCAAGGGTTCCTGGGCCAGGTTAATCCGCCCAGGGTGAGTCGGGACCTAAGGCGAGGCCGACAGGCGTAGTCGATGGACAACGGGTTGATATTCCCGTACCCGTGTATCCGCGCCCATGATGAATCAGTTGTGCTAAGTGTCCAAAAGCGGATGGACTCCCTTCGGGGAGCCGGATGTGGCTGCACATGACCCCGGCTGGTAGTAGTCAAGCGATGGGGTGACGCAGGAAGGTAGCTGGGCCAGTCAGTGGTTGTACTGGTGTAAGCCTGTAGGGCGAACGGTAGGCAAATCCGCCGTTCATATGGCCTGAGAGGTGATGCGTAGCCGATTGAGGCGAATTCAGTGATCCTATGCTGCCGAGAAAAGCCTCTAGTGAGTTGGTACACGGCCCGTACCCCAAACCGACACAGGTGGTCAGGTAGAGAATACTAAGGCGATCGAGAGAACTGTGGTTAAGGAACTCGGCAAAATGCCCCCGTAACTTCGGGAGAAGGGGGACCACAACCGGTGACGGGACTTGCTTCCTGAGCTGGGGGTGGTCGCAGAGACCAGAGAGAAGCGACTGTTTACTAAAAACACAGGTCCGTGCGAAGTCGTAAGACGATGTATACGGACTGACGCCTGCCCGGTGCCGGAAGGTTAAGAGGACCGGTTAGCGCTTCGGCGCGAAGCTGAGAATTTAAGCCCCGGTAAACGGCGGTGGTAACTATAACCATCCTAAGGTAGCGAAATTCCTTGTCGGGTAAGTTCCGACCTGCACGAATGGCGTAACGACTTCTCTGCTGTCTCAACCACAGACTCGGCGAAATTGCATTACGAGTAAAGATGCTCGTTACGCGCGGCAGGACGAAAAGACCCCGGGACCTTCACTATAGCTTGGTATTGGTGTTCGGTACGGTTTGTGTAGGATAGGTGGGAGACTGTGAAGCGGGCACGCCAGTGTTTGTGGAGTCATCGTTGAAATACCACTCTGATCGTATTGGACTTCTAACCTCGGACCATGATCTGGTTCAGGGACAGTGCCTGGTGGGTAGTTTAACTGGGGCGGTTGCCTCCTAAAATGTAACGGAGGCGCCCAAAGGTTCCCTCAGCCTGGTTGGCAATCAGGTGTCGAGTGCAAGTGCACAAGGGAGCTTGACTGTGAGAGCGACAGCTCGAGCAGGGACGAAAGTCGGGACTAGTGATCCGGCACCGGCAAGTGGAAGCGGTGTCGCTCAACGGATAAAAGGTACCCCGGGGATAACAGGCTGATCTTCCCCAAGAGTCCATATCGACGGGATGGTTTGGCACCTCGATGTCGGCTCGTCGCATCCTGGGGCTGGAGTAGGTCCCAAGGGTTGGGCTGTTCGCCCATTAAAGCGGCACGCGAGCTGGGTTTAGAACGTCGTGAGACAGTTCGGTCTCTATCCGCCGCGCGCGTCAGAAACTTGAGGAAGGCTGTCCCTAGTACGAGAGGACCGGGACGGACGAACCTCTGGTGTGCCAGTTGTTCCGCCAGGAGCACCGCTGGTTAGCTACGTTCGGAAGGGATAACCGCTGAAAGCATCTAAGCGGGAAGCCTGTTCCAAGATGAGGTTTCTCACCACCTTCGAGTGGTTAAGGCCCCCCACAGACCATGGGGTTGATAGGCCAGAACTGGAAGCCCGGTAACGGGTGTAGGTGACTGGTACTAATCGGCCGAGGACTTACCAACAAAGAAGCTACGCGTCCACTGTGCAGTATCTGAAACAACACACAGACACTGCAGCAGACACAACAGTCTGCACTCCTAGACCCCTTCGTGGGGTGTGGGTGTGCCGGCGCTCGTGTCAGCGCTGCTGTGTGGACAGTTTCATAGAGTTACGGCGGCCATAGCGGCAGGGAAACGCCCGGTCCCATTCCGAACCCGGAAGCTAAGCCTGCCAGCGCCGATGGTACTGCACTCGACAGGGTGTGGGAGAGTAGGACACCGCCGGAACATCCTTCACGAAAGCCCCCCCAGCACAGCTGGGGGGGCTTTCGTCGTCTCTACACCGGAATTGGCTCCATCCTGACGCACTGCCGCGACGAATATCAGCCGACCATTCCGGATCTCCCCGCCGCCAACGCCGCGCTGAGTTCGCGGGCCGCGTCGAGGGTCGCCGAAATGTATTCGTCGCGTTCAGCTTTCGGCGCCTCCGTGCGCAGCGGACCGAGCTGCACTTCGAACGCGGCGGTACCGGTAGCGTCGAAAACCGGCGCCGCGAGATAACTCAACGGAAGTGCGTCGTCAGAATCCAACTCATCTCTGCTGAACGGCCGCGACGTCAGCGTCGCGAGCTGGCGGAGAGCGCGCGTACGCAGATGGGGTTGCAAAAGCTCGGTTCCCACGGCACCGAGCAGATCCGCCAGCAGATCGACCATGCCCGCGTCGTCGACGCGCGGACGGAACACCGCTACTCCCCGCTCTCGGACGAGGCCAAGCAGCGAGCCCGCCGTGCGCCGGTCCGCACCGGCGGCGGTGGCCGTCCAGGTGTTCTGTTCACTGGCCGACCGCCAAGGCATGACACTCGCTCCGGCCGGGAATCGCAACGGAATGCGATGTCCTACCGGGATTCCCGGAACTACGCGGTCGGTGCCGTGCCGGACGTCGAGGACGGTGAGTCGGTCGGGCTCGATGCGACTGAAGGTCGCCCCACATCCGGTGCGTGCGGCG from Nocardia iowensis includes these protein-coding regions:
- a CDS encoding helix-turn-helix domain-containing protein, producing MPDRSASPPTRRVIDIVSLLAASTQPISVAGIAERLDIARATATAVLTELDSAGWVGREPNRGYTIGPALAGLHGPSLPHGLGDTLAALAARTGCGATFSRIEPDRLTVLDVRHGTDRVVPGIPVGHRIPLRFPAGASVMPWRSASEQNTWTATAAGADRRTAGSLLGLVRERGVAVFRPRVDDAGMVDLLADLLGAVGTELLQPHLRTRALRQLATLTSRPFSRDELDSDDALPLSYLAAPVFDATGTAAFEVQLGPLRTEAPKAERDEYISATLDAARELSAALAAGRSGMVG